Genomic DNA from Gemmatimonadota bacterium:
CCACGGCGAGCAATCGCGTGCCGCCTCCGGGCGCGGGGAGTCCTTGCTCGTTTGCAGGGCATCACCTCGCACATCTCGGGTGTGGAGAGTCAGCGTATGGGTCAGATAAGAACCCTGCGGCGCGACCTTCCCATGGTCCTCGCAGAACTGCATCGCCGGGGCGCTCGCAACATCACTCGCCGTCCGGCGCAGTTCGACGGGACCGTGCGCGTAGCATGGATGGAACCCGAGGATGCGCCGATCAACCCGTCGAACCTCCCAGGGGATCTCCTCCCCCTGTTGTCCGCCCCAGTCATGGTAGCCTTGTCCGCAGCCTTCATCGTGGTGTTGTTCGCGGTCGTGAGCGCCTTCGGAGGCATCGGCCCGCCGGGCTAGCGCCTGATTCAAGCTCTCGCCTTCGATGGAGACCACGAGGGTCCAGGAGTTTCGGCAGTGTCTTCGAGGATCGCTGCGCACCTCGTCGCCCGTCAGCGTCTCACGTTCGAGTAGGGCATCGCGAACGGCTCTCCATCCGGCGCCGCCGTCTCGCGCTCTCCTGACCTGCGCCGCATCTTGGGAGCATGAGTATCACCCGCCTGAACGCAGCCCTAGAAGGCCGCTACCGCATCGAGCGTGAACTGGGTGAGGGCGGGATGGCGACGGTTGTCTGACCTTCCGTGTCGAGGAGCGAAATGAGATGAAGAGCGTTGGTGTCACCTCGGTCCTTCTCCTGACGCTCGTCCTCGCCAGTCCGTCTGCGGGCGAAGCGCAGGTCCTTCGGCCCAACGAGCTTTGCAGCGACCAGCCCGACGAGACCATCGCGACGTTCGAGGATGCGAACCTTGAGGTCCGGCTCCGGGCTGCGCTCTCAATAAGTGACCAGGATGATCTCACTTGCGATCTGGTCGCTGGGCTGACGGGACTGACTGCTCCTCGGGCCGGGATCGAAAGCCTGGTGGGGATGCAGAATCTCACGGGCCTAACGATCCTCGACCTCTACACCAACTCGATCACCGACATCAGCGCGTTGAGCGAGCTCACCACCCTGACGGAACTCCGCCTCCAAAACGCTGCGATCACCGACATCAGCGCACTGAGCGGGCTGACAAGCCTGACGACCCTCCACCTCGACGGCAACTCGATCAGCGACATCAGCGCCCTTAGTGCGCTCACGGGCCTGACATTCCTCAACCTCGCCTCGAACTCGATCTTGGATATCAGTGCGCTGAGAGCGC
This window encodes:
- a CDS encoding leucine-rich repeat domain-containing protein, whose protein sequence is MKSVGVTSVLLLTLVLASPSAGEAQVLRPNELCSDQPDETIATFEDANLEVRLRAALSISDQDDLTCDLVAGLTGLTAPRAGIESLVGMQNLTGLTILDLYTNSITDISALSELTTLTELRLQNAAITDISALSGLTSLTTLHLDGNSISDISALSALTGLTFLNLASNSILDISALRALTSLRQLYISSNPITDISALSGHTSLTVLGLRNDSISDINALSGLTSLTVLNLQDNPALTDIQPLIANAGLGAGRSVLLQSTSVSCTDVALLQAKGVVVTSDCG